The Anolis carolinensis isolate JA03-04 chromosome 2, rAnoCar3.1.pri, whole genome shotgun sequence genome has a window encoding:
- the LOC100558726 gene encoding epidermal differentiation-specific protein — protein sequence MSSQTSCMNKIIVYDKANFEGLSKEFTCDIPDLHALDFGDCISSLRVIGQPWVAYKSPKFGGDGFAFEEGNYSEIDTNNKISSLRLVHHDLSEPLITLYERPNYEGQRKVVQEETNLAYGYFNDCVSSHAVQRGVWLLYKNSNRGGWYHVAWPGERICDYKTELNFDDSVSHLRPLQPGCPIITTKLFWDKKKVEDERDVLIDEIVGTNCTEYEQAFTANTCREYTATVFQSFHFSNTTTLKLGLSFQVTLGGSNVFKVKKGKQESIITKEKVEVLLPAKIPPHTQLTIHVIRKETTTSVPVELTICQNGKESKEQAEYRCVSGRTISTRYTMVPVSAAEEKSKSKAVKEGEHCPTQPSEVDLKPVLSQSGQVTSEETS from the coding sequence ATGTCCTCACAAACGTCCTGCATGAACAAGATCATTGTATATGACAAAGCCAACTTTGAAGGGCTTAGCAAAGAGTTCACTTGCGACATACCTGACCTGCACGCGTTGGATTTTGGGGATTGCATCTCCTCTCTGAGGGTGATTGGGCAGCCTTGGGTGGCTTACAAATCCCCCAAGTTTGGAGGAGATGGTTTTGCTTTTGAGGAAGGGAATTACAGTGAAATTGACACGAACAATAAAATCTCATCCCTTCGGCTGGTTCACCATGACCTCTCTGAGCCCTTGATCACCCTGTATGAGCGTCCTAACTATGAGGGCCAACGAAAGGTGGTGCAAGAGGAGACCAACCTTGCTTATGGTTACTTCAACGATTGCGTCTCCTCCCATGCGGTGCAAAGGGGAGTGTGGCTCTTGTACAAAAACTCCAACCGGGGTGGATGGTATCACGTCGCCTGGCCTGGGGAGCGCATTTGTGACTACAAAACAGAGCTCAACTTTGATGACAGTGTCTCCCACCTGAGGCCCCTACAGCCTGGGTGCCCCATCATCACCACAAAGCTATTTTGGGACAAGAAAAAGGTGGAGGATGAGAGGGATGTCCTGATCGATGAGATTGTGGGAACCAACTGTACCGAATATGAGCAAGCATTCACTGCAAACACCTGCAGGGAATACACGGCCACCGTTTTCCAGAGCTTCCACTTCAGCAACACCACGACCCTAAAACTTGGCCTCTCGTTCCAGGTCACTTTGGGAGGTTCCAATGTCTTTAAGGTGAAGAAGGGGAAGCAGGAATCCATCATCACCAAAGAGAAGGTCGAGGTTCTGCTACCTGCTAAGATCCCGCCACACACTCAGCTTACTATCCACGTGATCAGGAAAGAGACCACGACCTCAGTCCCAGTGGAGCTCACTATTTGTCAGAACGGGAAAGAAAGTAAAGAGCAAGCAGAATATCGGTGTGTTTCAGGGCGTACTATCAGCACCCGATATACCATGGTGCCCGTCTCAGCAGCAGAGGAAAAATCTAAATCTAAAGCTGTAAAAGAAGGAGAACATTGCCCTACACAGCCCTCAGAGGTGGATTTAAAGCCCGTCCTATCTCAGTCTGGACAAGTAACATCAGAGGAGACATCCTAA